One genomic region from Spirosoma sp. KCTC 42546 encodes:
- a CDS encoding S8 family peptidase → MRRSLSFATLTHVALLGFSLFGCQTDSSVEPTSVDCLVKASSTNGTAIAGSYIVTYRPALSTSSSSNARLASTDAQVEQFLTDAQVTNAQAEVLATGDQTSFLAQLTERESEKLKQDPSVLLIEPDQIMSMCNCVDVTTTTTLPWNISQTGYGRGDLQTTKTAWIIDTGIDLDHPDLNVDVTRSKSFVSGTTSADDENGHGTHVAGIIGAKNNSIGVTGIASGATLVSLRVLDDEGEGRLSGIIQAINYVRQNGKAGDVVNLSLGGESTSTTLDQAITQAANAGILFAIAAGNDSKNADNYSPSHVNHANVFTVSAMDSKNQFASFSNFGSSVDVCAYGVRITSTYMGGKYATLSGTSMAAPHVAGLLFIRGNTFPKHGTVTGDTDGTPDPMAGE, encoded by the coding sequence ATGCGACGTTCTTTATCGTTCGCGACGCTGACCCACGTCGCCCTACTTGGCTTTAGCCTTTTTGGTTGCCAAACCGATAGTAGTGTAGAGCCTACAAGTGTTGACTGTCTGGTTAAGGCCTCGTCTACCAACGGGACGGCCATTGCCGGTTCTTACATTGTTACCTATCGACCCGCGCTATCAACTTCCTCGTCTTCCAACGCCCGCCTTGCCAGCACCGACGCCCAGGTGGAGCAGTTTCTTACCGATGCCCAGGTCACTAATGCACAGGCGGAAGTGCTAGCAACCGGGGATCAAACCAGTTTTCTGGCTCAGCTAACCGAACGTGAGTCAGAAAAGCTAAAGCAGGACCCATCGGTTTTGCTCATAGAGCCTGATCAGATTATGTCGATGTGTAATTGTGTCGACGTTACAACGACAACCACGTTGCCCTGGAATATTAGTCAAACTGGCTACGGTCGGGGCGATTTACAAACGACAAAAACAGCCTGGATCATCGATACAGGTATAGACCTCGATCACCCCGATCTGAATGTAGATGTCACCCGAAGTAAATCATTCGTTAGTGGTACGACCTCGGCCGACGACGAAAATGGACACGGCACGCACGTAGCGGGTATTATTGGGGCCAAAAACAACAGCATCGGCGTAACCGGCATTGCCTCGGGGGCAACGCTGGTTTCGTTAAGGGTTCTGGATGATGAAGGTGAAGGTCGGCTGTCTGGAATTATTCAGGCCATCAATTACGTCCGACAGAATGGAAAAGCGGGCGATGTGGTCAATCTGAGTCTGGGTGGCGAAAGTACGTCAACGACACTCGATCAGGCAATCACCCAAGCGGCCAACGCGGGCATTTTATTCGCCATTGCGGCAGGCAACGACAGCAAAAACGCCGATAATTATTCGCCCTCACACGTCAATCATGCCAATGTGTTTACGGTTTCAGCGATGGACAGCAAAAACCAGTTCGCATCATTTTCCAACTTTGGCAGCAGTGTCGACGTTTGTGCCTATGGTGTTCGTATTACATCGACTTACATGGGTGGAAAGTATGCCACCTTGAGCGGTACCTCTATGGCAGCTCCGCATGTAGCCGGTTTATTGTTTATCCGTGGAAACACCTTCCCCAAACACGGTACGGTTACCGGCGATACCGACGGAACGCCTGATCCGATGGCAGGTGAGTAA
- a CDS encoding sulfite exporter TauE/SafE family protein, with protein sequence MSQQIASTANSADTSLSLAEPGIDLNGLTISLQGDNAAKQADAIRAAFPTATVQTGLSRPLLRRRNRTEIAIYVFSALALMVVGHLLFSYFTLDRLTVMASSIDLTPQIFYFILAGFVAQMIDGALGMAYGVTATTFLTSVGISPLFATASVHSSEIFTSGVSGYMHLKFGNVNSRLFKIVLIPGVIGAALGAFLITKLADMEVVANYLSPAISVYTAILGILILKKALAKQTKKKPVRQIGLLAWFGGFVDAIGGGGWGPIVNSTLIASGRHPRYTIGSVNLAEFFVSFASSVVFALYAGLDNYGMVILGLILGGMIAAPIAARLAQKLPVKTMMILVGIVVILVSLRKIIKFF encoded by the coding sequence ATGAGTCAACAGATAGCCTCTACCGCCAATTCGGCAGACACTTCACTAAGTCTGGCAGAGCCAGGAATCGACCTTAATGGACTGACGATCAGCCTTCAGGGAGACAACGCTGCGAAACAGGCCGATGCGATACGGGCCGCATTCCCAACGGCTACTGTGCAAACGGGCTTATCCCGGCCACTTCTCCGACGCAGGAATCGCACAGAAATTGCCATTTATGTTTTTTCTGCCCTCGCGCTGATGGTTGTCGGGCATCTGTTATTCAGCTATTTCACGCTGGATCGGCTGACGGTTATGGCTAGTTCCATTGACCTAACGCCCCAGATTTTCTACTTCATTCTGGCCGGATTTGTTGCCCAAATGATCGATGGAGCATTGGGCATGGCCTATGGCGTAACGGCTACTACATTCCTGACAAGCGTGGGCATCAGTCCCTTATTCGCTACTGCCAGCGTACACAGTTCCGAAATTTTCACCTCGGGGGTATCGGGTTACATGCACCTGAAGTTTGGCAATGTTAACAGCCGGTTGTTTAAGATTGTCCTGATTCCTGGCGTTATAGGCGCTGCGTTAGGTGCCTTTCTGATTACAAAATTGGCCGACATGGAAGTGGTTGCCAATTACTTATCACCGGCTATCTCTGTTTACACGGCCATTCTGGGTATTTTGATTCTGAAAAAAGCGCTGGCGAAACAAACGAAGAAAAAACCCGTTCGCCAGATTGGTCTGCTGGCCTGGTTCGGAGGTTTTGTCGATGCCATTGGCGGAGGTGGCTGGGGCCCCATTGTGAATTCTACGCTTATTGCGTCGGGCCGTCATCCACGCTACACAATTGGGTCGGTTAATCTGGCCGAATTTTTCGTTTCGTTTGCCAGCTCTGTTGTGTTCGCCCTCTATGCCGGATTGGATAATTATGGCATGGTGATCCTGGGTCTGATTCTGGGTGGCATGATTGCTGCCCCTATTGCTGCCCGGTTGGCACAAAAACTACCTGTCAAGACCATGATGATTTTGGTCGGAATTGTCGTTATTCTCGTAAGTTTGCGGAAGATTATCAAGTTCTTTTAG
- a CDS encoding PLP-dependent aspartate aminotransferase family protein: MQKQTKAIRTQAQQSQNREHSVPLYLTSSFTFENAEQGKALFEETEEGNIYSRFSNPNVTEFVEKVCMLENAEDGIATGTGMAAVFASMAALLKSGDHLVACRALFGSAHQIITQILSKWGITHTYVDATATEAEWEAAMQPNTRMVYLETPSNPGLELVDLKMLARLKAKYGFILNVDNCFATPILQTPIDFGADLSVHSATKYMDGQGRVLGGIVVGRADLIQPIRFFARHTGPSLSPFNAWILSKSLETLDLRMERHCRNALQLAEALDGHADVERVLYPFLPSHPQYDLAKRQMSAGGAIVTIELEGGFERVKAFFDALTIPTLSSNLGDSRTIVTNPNTTTHAKLKPDEKAALGITPGLIRISVGLEAIEDLIEDFTQAVEKSAEAIKEKVA, from the coding sequence ATGCAAAAACAAACCAAAGCCATCCGTACCCAGGCGCAGCAATCGCAAAACCGCGAACACTCTGTTCCCCTGTATCTGACATCCAGTTTTACCTTCGAAAACGCTGAGCAGGGAAAAGCCTTGTTTGAAGAAACGGAAGAGGGTAACATTTATTCACGCTTCTCGAACCCCAACGTAACAGAGTTCGTCGAGAAGGTCTGCATGTTGGAAAATGCCGAAGACGGCATCGCAACAGGAACGGGCATGGCTGCCGTATTTGCCAGCATGGCTGCGTTGCTAAAATCGGGCGATCACCTGGTTGCCTGCCGGGCATTATTTGGCTCAGCACACCAGATTATTACGCAGATTCTGAGCAAGTGGGGTATTACGCATACCTATGTCGATGCAACCGCCACCGAAGCCGAATGGGAAGCCGCTATGCAGCCCAACACGCGCATGGTCTACCTGGAAACACCTTCCAACCCTGGTTTGGAACTGGTTGATCTGAAAATGCTGGCTCGTCTGAAAGCGAAATATGGATTCATCCTGAACGTAGACAATTGTTTCGCTACACCGATCTTACAAACTCCAATCGACTTTGGAGCTGATTTATCGGTGCATTCGGCCACGAAGTATATGGATGGACAGGGTCGGGTATTGGGCGGTATCGTAGTCGGTCGTGCCGATTTGATCCAGCCAATCCGGTTCTTTGCCCGGCATACCGGCCCATCGTTGTCGCCGTTCAATGCCTGGATCTTATCGAAAAGCCTGGAAACTCTGGACCTCCGCATGGAGCGCCATTGTCGCAATGCCTTGCAATTGGCCGAAGCGCTGGATGGGCACGCAGACGTTGAGCGTGTATTGTATCCGTTCCTTCCCTCTCATCCACAATATGATCTGGCTAAACGGCAGATGAGTGCGGGCGGTGCCATCGTCACCATTGAACTGGAAGGCGGTTTCGAACGCGTAAAAGCCTTCTTCGATGCACTGACAATTCCTACCCTTTCCTCAAATCTGGGCGATTCCCGTACTATCGTGACCAACCCAAACACAACGACCCATGCCAAATTGAAACCTGATGAGAAAGCCGCATTAGGTATTACGCCAGGCCTGATTCGGATTTCGGTTGGACTGGAAGCCATCGAGGATTTGATTGAGGATTTCACGCAGGCCGTCGAGAAATCAGCAGAAGCCATTAAAGAAAAGGTAGCCTAA
- a CDS encoding type II toxin-antitoxin system VapC family toxin — protein MIYFFDTNIVLAYVRQTKIVDAIADILNLTDNNHVQISVVTAGELWSIAQQNNWDRSKRAILQDLLNSYIRINIADNELIQRYADIDAFSQNKLADRSLGTSARNMGKNDLWIAASASLAGATLITTDKDFDHLHGQYLEVVWLDPSTYK, from the coding sequence ATGATTTATTTCTTTGATACAAATATTGTTTTGGCTTATGTGCGACAAACGAAGATCGTAGATGCCATCGCGGATATTTTAAATTTGACCGATAATAATCATGTCCAAATTTCAGTAGTCACTGCTGGCGAGCTTTGGTCAATTGCACAGCAAAATAATTGGGATAGATCCAAACGAGCCATACTACAGGACTTGCTGAATAGTTATATTCGGATAAATATAGCTGATAATGAGCTGATTCAGCGGTACGCTGACATTGATGCGTTTAGTCAGAATAAATTAGCGGATCGATCATTGGGTACATCGGCCCGAAATATGGGCAAAAATGACTTATGGATTGCAGCATCAGCATCATTGGCCGGAGCTACCCTCATAACAACAGATAAAGACTTCGATCATCTGCACGGTCAGTATTTAGAAGTCGTCTGGCTTGATCCTAGTACGTATAAATAA